Proteins co-encoded in one Arthrobacter alpinus genomic window:
- a CDS encoding stealth conserved region 3 domain-containing protein, whose amino-acid sequence MPRKSTALSTPAAAAILARNDVSLSHGRLALLNTAGLTPREAMISDLLAVRRVLNDCGIAYLLVRGNDERPVLAIDSSLRQPLEQALTTAFAQEPFYARSVDTRKSTVLLADGRLAAALETRIFRLFRPRVAPAGGLYYGAAWGVQIELWNFLDTRIDLPLENSLTRRVVDRSEATLSTVELYGKSWPTIENMFIDHAFDIRFDIDMVFSWVDGSALSYQRARRELETGAQLGEGDDHESRFRQVDELKYALRSVHLFAPWVRHIFIATDSPAPSWLAEHPKVTLVRSGEHFGNPAVLPTHNSMAVESQLHHIDSLAEHFLYSNDDMFFGRPLSPDMFFTPGGITRFMLSPNRIGLGESDVERSGFENSARVNRRLLWDRFGTFTTHHLEHSAAPLRRSVLAELEQEFAAEFAATAASTFRAADNISVTNSLYHYYALLTGRAVMHKDGHGLYVDTANMAGLAELPQVLARRNADFLCLNDGSFGDAAPEKRRLLVTEFLEQYFPFKAPWEK is encoded by the coding sequence TTGCCCAGAAAATCTACTGCTCTCAGCACTCCCGCGGCGGCAGCGATCCTCGCACGTAACGATGTTTCCCTCTCGCACGGCCGGTTGGCGTTGCTCAACACGGCGGGTCTAACACCTCGCGAGGCCATGATCTCCGATCTACTGGCTGTCCGCAGGGTGCTGAATGACTGTGGCATTGCGTACCTGCTGGTGCGAGGCAACGATGAACGCCCCGTCCTGGCAATTGACAGCTCCTTGCGCCAGCCCTTAGAACAGGCACTCACTACTGCCTTCGCGCAGGAACCCTTTTACGCGCGGAGTGTGGATACGCGCAAGTCCACGGTCCTGCTTGCGGACGGCAGGCTCGCGGCCGCGCTCGAGACACGAATCTTCAGGCTGTTCCGGCCACGCGTGGCTCCCGCCGGCGGGCTTTATTACGGGGCGGCGTGGGGTGTGCAAATTGAGCTGTGGAACTTCTTAGACACCCGGATTGACCTGCCGCTGGAAAATTCCCTTACCCGCCGGGTCGTGGACCGGAGCGAAGCCACTCTCAGTACCGTGGAACTGTACGGGAAGAGTTGGCCGACCATTGAAAACATGTTCATCGATCACGCCTTCGACATCCGTTTCGACATTGACATGGTCTTTTCCTGGGTTGACGGCAGTGCGCTCTCCTATCAGAGAGCCCGCCGAGAACTGGAAACGGGGGCACAACTAGGCGAAGGTGACGATCACGAATCGCGCTTCCGCCAGGTCGACGAGCTGAAGTACGCATTGCGTTCGGTTCACCTCTTTGCTCCGTGGGTCCGGCACATCTTCATTGCCACAGACTCTCCGGCTCCCAGCTGGCTGGCCGAACATCCCAAGGTCACGCTGGTCCGCAGCGGCGAGCACTTTGGCAACCCCGCGGTGCTCCCAACGCACAATTCCATGGCAGTGGAATCCCAGCTGCACCATATCGACAGCTTGGCGGAGCATTTCCTCTATTCCAATGACGACATGTTCTTTGGCCGACCGCTCTCACCGGATATGTTTTTCACGCCGGGTGGCATCACCCGCTTCATGCTCTCCCCCAACCGCATCGGTCTGGGTGAAAGCGACGTGGAACGCAGTGGTTTTGAGAACTCGGCCCGCGTCAACCGAAGGCTTCTATGGGACCGCTTTGGCACCTTTACAACCCATCATTTGGAACACAGCGCGGCGCCTCTGCGGCGCTCGGTGCTGGCCGAGCTGGAACAGGAATTTGCAGCAGAGTTCGCAGCAACGGCAGCCAGCACGTTCAGGGCCGCGGACAATATTTCAGTGACCAACTCGCTGTACCACTACTACGCGCTACTCACAGGCCGTGCGGTCATGCACAAGGACGGCCATGGACTGTACGTTGACACGGCCAACATGGCAGGGCTTGCCGAATTACCGCAGGTGCTAGCTCGGCGCAATGCCGACTTTCTGTGCCTCAACGACGGTAGTTTTGGTGACGCCGCCCCGGAAAAGCGCCGGCTATTAGTCACCGAATTTTTGGAACAGTACTTCCCGTTCAAGGCTCCCTGGGAAAAATAG
- a CDS encoding FAD-binding oxidoreductase: MESPQTPEPATVHNIVFGALRRNLAGALHEPGVPAYDELATPWNLAVQASPAAVVEAANPGDVAEVVKFAAANGLLVAVQATGHGIASEMDGALLIHTRALDTFVLDVDKRTARIGAGVTWKTILSACEGVGLTGLSCSAPGVSVAGYTSGGGIGPMARTFGAASDRVRSFEVVTGDGELHQVSAQSDPELFWGLRGGKGSLGIITGMEFELLELPFIYAGALFFDAFHVENVLRTWAQWCPTLPGAATTSVAMMQLPPLPGVPEPLAGKFTIAVRYVYIGTADDGATWLAPMRSAGSLLMDAVGPMPSSMIGMVHSDPEDPLPAAEGHTLLADFPVAAATSLLEAAGPDSSSPQLMVEIRQFGGALAQEPAVPSALCHRDAPFGLCTVGVGPPPVLPAFRAHAGDLMTNMSPWAYGGTLPNFSAGSGAAGFAGNYTPAVLGKLTALAEYFDPSNVFRLGQVPER; the protein is encoded by the coding sequence ATGGAATCGCCCCAAACGCCGGAACCAGCCACTGTCCACAACATCGTATTTGGGGCGCTGCGCCGTAATCTGGCCGGTGCACTGCATGAGCCCGGAGTCCCCGCTTACGACGAATTAGCGACTCCGTGGAACCTCGCCGTGCAAGCCTCGCCAGCCGCCGTAGTGGAAGCCGCTAACCCCGGAGATGTGGCCGAAGTCGTCAAATTTGCGGCCGCCAACGGGCTGCTCGTCGCCGTACAAGCAACCGGGCACGGCATTGCCAGCGAAATGGACGGCGCCCTGCTCATCCACACTCGAGCCCTCGACACTTTTGTCCTGGACGTCGACAAACGCACCGCCCGGATTGGTGCCGGAGTCACCTGGAAAACGATCTTGTCGGCCTGCGAGGGCGTGGGGCTGACGGGCCTCTCCTGTTCAGCGCCGGGGGTCAGCGTGGCCGGCTACACGAGCGGCGGCGGTATCGGCCCCATGGCGAGAACCTTCGGCGCCGCATCTGACCGCGTGCGCTCGTTCGAAGTCGTCACCGGCGATGGAGAACTTCACCAGGTTTCGGCGCAATCGGATCCGGAGCTCTTCTGGGGGCTGCGCGGCGGCAAGGGCTCGCTGGGCATCATCACGGGCATGGAATTTGAGCTGCTGGAACTCCCTTTCATCTACGCCGGCGCCCTGTTTTTTGACGCATTCCACGTCGAAAACGTGCTGCGCACCTGGGCCCAATGGTGCCCCACTCTCCCCGGCGCCGCCACCACCTCCGTAGCCATGATGCAATTGCCGCCCCTGCCTGGCGTACCCGAACCACTCGCCGGGAAATTCACCATTGCCGTCAGGTACGTCTACATCGGAACAGCGGACGACGGCGCCACCTGGCTTGCGCCGATGCGCTCGGCCGGGTCGTTGCTTATGGATGCGGTGGGGCCGATGCCTTCCTCCATGATCGGGATGGTCCACTCGGATCCCGAAGACCCACTGCCAGCCGCCGAGGGCCACACGTTACTGGCAGACTTCCCAGTGGCTGCGGCCACTAGCTTGCTGGAAGCTGCGGGGCCGGATAGTTCCTCGCCCCAGTTAATGGTGGAGATCAGACAGTTTGGCGGTGCTCTGGCTCAAGAACCCGCTGTGCCCAGCGCCTTGTGCCACCGTGATGCGCCCTTCGGCCTGTGCACCGTGGGCGTTGGCCCCCCTCCCGTTCTGCCCGCCTTCCGCGCGCATGCTGGGGACTTAATGACAAACATGTCGCCATGGGCATATGGCGGAACTTTACCCAACTTCTCCGCCGGGAGCGGGGCTGCTGGGTTCGCCGGGAATTACACTCCAGCAGTGCTGGGGAAACTCACGGCGCTGGCCGAGTACTTTGACCCGAGCAATGTGTTCCGGCTGGGACAAGTGCCGGAGCGATAA
- a CDS encoding TetR/AcrR family transcriptional regulator, whose translation MGLALAETAELHHQARRRAGRPPKALLSSARITKAALKLISHDGYKGLTMAGLARSLNVAPSALYNHVRSKQDVLLLVEDHLMGRVDVSAFTTEPWDAAVASWARSYRDVFAAHLPLIPVIALLPVTNAPATITMYEAVTNGFLAAGWAPESVIDAVVALESFIYGSAYDVNAPDDIFDAGSLAPQAPSFSVAVTHRGLGRASMRGTADGARALRARPARATHRIRPIQPSLCKMTPTRLFLSV comes from the coding sequence ATGGGATTGGCCTTGGCTGAGACTGCCGAACTGCATCATCAAGCGCGACGACGGGCAGGCCGGCCCCCGAAGGCGCTGCTGAGTTCCGCGCGGATCACCAAGGCGGCACTGAAGTTAATCAGCCATGACGGCTACAAGGGCTTGACCATGGCGGGCCTGGCCAGATCATTGAATGTGGCGCCATCGGCTCTTTACAACCATGTGCGTTCAAAGCAGGATGTGTTGCTGCTCGTTGAGGATCACCTCATGGGCCGCGTGGACGTTTCCGCCTTTACCACCGAACCATGGGACGCTGCGGTGGCCAGCTGGGCACGCTCTTACAGGGATGTTTTCGCCGCGCACCTACCACTGATCCCCGTCATTGCACTGCTGCCGGTCACCAACGCACCGGCGACCATCACCATGTACGAGGCCGTTACGAACGGATTTCTGGCGGCCGGCTGGGCTCCGGAATCCGTCATTGACGCCGTCGTGGCGCTGGAGTCGTTCATTTACGGTTCGGCCTATGACGTCAACGCACCCGACGACATTTTCGACGCCGGTTCGCTCGCCCCGCAGGCTCCAAGCTTCAGCGTCGCTGTGACCCACCGCGGGCTAGGTAGAGCGAGCATGAGGGGCACGGCGGACGGGGCACGGGCGTTACGGGCACGGCCGGCGCGGGCCACGCACCGGATCCGGCCGATTCAGCCAAGCCTGTGCAAAATGACGCCGACGCGGCTTTTTCTCTCGGTCTGA
- a CDS encoding flavin monoamine oxidase family protein has translation MTSAENPVTIHRDVVIIGAGPSGLTAAHELKKAGLSVAVLEARDRVGGRTWSNTIDGAWLEIGGQWVSPDQTALIGLLDELGLDTYSRYRDGDSVYIAPDGTRTRYTGEMFPVAADTESEMNKLIATLDALAALMDPATPWAHPQARELDIISFHHWLRTQSGNEEACNNIGLFIAGGMLTKPAHAFSALQAVFMASSAGSFSNLVDDNFILDKRVVGGMQGVSLAIAKELGADVILNSPARTVRWEKNDAGYLATVIADGATVTAKRVVMAVPPNLYTRVSFDPPLPRRQHQMHQHQSLGLVIKVHAVYETPFWREDGLSGTGFSASSLVQEVYDNTNHQDPRGTLVGFVSDEKADYAFTLSPEQRKKEITASLAEFLGDAAAEPVVYYESDWGSEEWTRGAYAASYDLGGLHRYGPDQLTPVGPIHWSCSDLAAEGYQHVDGAVRMGQFTANKLIAELE, from the coding sequence ATGACATCGGCAGAAAACCCCGTCACGATCCACCGCGACGTCGTCATCATCGGCGCCGGACCATCAGGACTGACCGCCGCGCACGAACTGAAAAAGGCGGGCCTAAGTGTGGCAGTCTTGGAGGCCCGCGACCGGGTTGGCGGACGCACCTGGTCCAACACGATCGACGGCGCCTGGCTGGAGATCGGCGGCCAGTGGGTCTCCCCGGACCAGACTGCCCTGATCGGGCTGCTCGATGAACTGGGTCTGGACACCTACTCGCGCTACCGCGACGGCGACAGCGTCTACATCGCCCCCGACGGCACCCGCACCCGCTACACCGGCGAAATGTTCCCGGTCGCCGCAGACACCGAGTCCGAGATGAACAAACTCATCGCCACTCTGGACGCGCTGGCAGCTCTCATGGATCCCGCCACGCCTTGGGCGCACCCGCAGGCCCGCGAACTGGACATCATCTCCTTCCATCATTGGCTGCGCACCCAGTCCGGCAACGAGGAAGCCTGTAATAACATCGGCCTGTTCATTGCTGGCGGCATGCTCACCAAGCCCGCCCACGCATTTTCCGCGCTGCAGGCTGTGTTCATGGCATCCTCGGCAGGTTCCTTCAGCAACCTTGTGGACGACAACTTCATCCTCGACAAGCGCGTGGTGGGCGGCATGCAGGGCGTTTCCCTCGCGATCGCCAAAGAGCTTGGCGCCGATGTCATTTTGAATTCCCCGGCCCGGACCGTCCGTTGGGAGAAGAACGACGCCGGCTACCTCGCCACCGTGATTGCCGACGGCGCCACCGTCACCGCCAAGCGTGTGGTCATGGCCGTTCCGCCCAACCTGTACACCCGGGTCTCCTTCGATCCGCCGCTGCCACGCCGCCAGCACCAGATGCACCAGCACCAATCCCTGGGGCTGGTCATCAAGGTTCATGCAGTCTATGAAACCCCGTTCTGGCGCGAAGACGGGCTGTCCGGCACCGGCTTCAGTGCTTCCTCGCTGGTTCAAGAGGTCTACGACAACACAAACCACCAGGACCCCCGCGGCACCTTGGTTGGCTTCGTTTCCGATGAAAAGGCCGACTACGCATTCACGCTTTCCCCAGAACAGCGGAAGAAGGAAATTACCGCATCGCTCGCGGAATTCCTTGGCGATGCTGCTGCGGAACCGGTGGTCTACTACGAATCCGATTGGGGCTCGGAAGAGTGGACCCGTGGCGCCTACGCCGCCAGCTACGATCTGGGCGGGTTGCACCGCTACGGTCCGGATCAGCTGACACCCGTGGGACCCATTCACTGGTCATGTTCAGATCTGGCTGCGGAGGGCTATCAGCACGTGGACGGCGCCGTCCGAATGGGGCAGTTCACCGCCAACAAGCTGATCGCAGAGCTCGAATAA
- a CDS encoding universal stress protein, translating into MALIPEDVPAQAHIQRGESEAEALIAAAQELGAGLLVIGASSTGLFKRFSIGSVASSLLHASTVPVALAPSGYSRTEPITRLTCALGTRVGAQEVLAVALAMAKRRCLPLRLVSLVALGPGESDATVQDAQAHLNGVAQASHTLAADALETLKPDVVVGTGRTIEDAVDRLDWQDGELLMIGSSRLAHSKSIFLGATANRILRALPVPMIVVPRDFEIPDEEATL; encoded by the coding sequence TTGGCTTTGATCCCGGAGGACGTCCCGGCGCAGGCCCACATCCAGCGCGGAGAATCCGAGGCCGAGGCGCTCATTGCTGCGGCGCAGGAGTTGGGAGCTGGGCTGCTGGTGATTGGGGCCAGCAGCACAGGACTGTTCAAGCGGTTCTCCATCGGTTCGGTTGCCAGCTCTTTGCTGCACGCCTCAACGGTCCCGGTGGCTCTTGCCCCGTCGGGTTACAGTCGCACCGAACCCATTACGCGACTGACCTGCGCGCTCGGCACTCGCGTGGGGGCGCAGGAAGTCCTCGCCGTTGCTCTGGCGATGGCTAAGCGCCGCTGCCTGCCTTTGCGGCTGGTCTCCCTCGTGGCGCTAGGTCCTGGAGAGTCGGATGCCACCGTCCAGGACGCGCAAGCCCACCTGAATGGCGTTGCCCAAGCCAGCCACACACTGGCCGCCGACGCACTGGAAACGCTCAAGCCCGACGTCGTGGTTGGCACCGGGCGAACCATTGAGGACGCCGTTGACCGGCTGGATTGGCAAGACGGTGAGCTGTTGATGATTGGCTCCAGCCGGCTGGCCCACAGCAAATCGATCTTCTTAGGCGCCACCGCCAACCGCATCCTGCGCGCACTTCCGGTCCCCATGATTGTGGTTCCGCGCGACTTCGAAATTCCAGACGAAGAGGCCACCTTATGA
- a CDS encoding APC family permease, translated as MSTRDTAAKTTTGLSEKGLKAGSVGLIGAVVIGISCIAPAYTLTAALGPTVSEVGVHLPAIFLVGFIPMLLVALGYRELNNAMPDAGTSFTWASRAFGPWLGWMGGWGLIAATIIVLSNLAAVAVDFFYLMLAQIFSNPSLADLTTVLPLNIATTLVFIAGACWISYRGMETTKTFQYVLVAFQLLVLGWFAISAFAHVANGTAFDATAIQADWFNPFAVESFSQFAAGVSLSIFIFWGWDVTLTMNEETKNPEKTPGRAATVTVIAIMVIYMTVSLATLAFAGIGTTGLGAGNPENQGSIFAVLAGPVMGPFAILMSLAILSSSAASLQSTFVSPARTLLSMGHYQALPKSFSKISPTYKSPSYATIAAAIAAAVFYVVTRTLSENALWDTITALGMMICFYYGITALACVWYFRAEVFRSIRNFFFKFLAPLVGGVILLVMFFKTAYDSMDPAYGSGSNIAGLGLVFILGAGVLLLGVILMLIMNWRHPEFFKGQVLSRASQVYNP; from the coding sequence ATGAGCACCCGCGATACTGCCGCAAAAACCACTACCGGGCTGAGTGAGAAGGGCCTGAAAGCGGGATCGGTGGGGCTGATCGGCGCCGTCGTGATTGGCATTTCCTGCATCGCGCCCGCATACACCTTGACGGCGGCCTTGGGCCCCACGGTGTCCGAGGTGGGCGTGCACTTGCCGGCTATTTTCCTGGTTGGATTCATCCCCATGTTGCTCGTGGCGCTGGGGTACAGGGAACTGAACAATGCCATGCCCGACGCCGGGACCTCCTTCACGTGGGCATCGCGCGCCTTTGGGCCGTGGCTCGGTTGGATGGGCGGTTGGGGCTTGATCGCGGCGACCATCATTGTGCTTTCCAACTTGGCGGCCGTGGCGGTGGACTTCTTCTATCTGATGCTGGCGCAAATCTTCTCCAATCCGTCGCTGGCTGATCTGACAACCGTGCTCCCGCTGAACATTGCGACAACGTTGGTGTTCATTGCCGGTGCGTGCTGGATTTCCTACCGGGGCATGGAAACTACCAAGACGTTCCAGTACGTCTTGGTAGCGTTCCAGCTGTTGGTGCTGGGCTGGTTTGCGATTTCTGCCTTCGCCCATGTTGCCAATGGCACAGCCTTTGACGCCACGGCCATTCAAGCCGATTGGTTCAACCCCTTCGCCGTGGAATCGTTCTCCCAGTTTGCTGCCGGTGTTTCCTTGTCCATCTTCATTTTCTGGGGCTGGGATGTCACCCTCACCATGAATGAGGAAACCAAGAACCCGGAAAAGACACCGGGCAGGGCGGCCACCGTCACGGTGATCGCCATCATGGTCATCTATATGACAGTCTCCTTGGCCACGTTGGCGTTCGCGGGCATTGGCACGACTGGACTTGGCGCCGGAAACCCGGAAAACCAGGGCAGCATCTTTGCCGTTCTGGCCGGTCCTGTCATGGGTCCGTTCGCCATTTTGATGTCGCTGGCCATCCTGAGCTCCTCGGCAGCATCGTTGCAGTCAACCTTTGTCTCACCCGCCAGGACCCTGCTGTCCATGGGCCACTACCAGGCGTTGCCCAAGAGCTTTAGCAAGATCAGCCCCACCTACAAGTCGCCCAGCTATGCCACCATTGCGGCGGCCATCGCAGCGGCAGTCTTTTACGTGGTCACTCGCACGCTTTCGGAAAATGCTTTGTGGGACACCATCACTGCTCTGGGCATGATGATCTGCTTCTACTACGGCATTACGGCACTGGCTTGTGTGTGGTATTTCCGGGCAGAAGTATTCCGCAGCATCCGGAACTTCTTTTTCAAATTCCTGGCTCCGCTGGTGGGCGGGGTGATCTTGCTGGTCATGTTCTTCAAGACCGCCTACGACTCCATGGACCCGGCGTACGGCTCCGGCTCCAACATTGCCGGACTCGGGCTGGTGTTTATTCTTGGTGCCGGAGTGCTCCTACTGGGGGTGATCCTGATGCTGATCATGAATTGGCGCCACCCGGAATTCTTCAAGGGCCAGGTCCTCAGCCGCGCCAGCCAGGTGTACAACCCGTAG
- a CDS encoding DUF5997 family protein: MKSATAAKKLGIHLPAAPAEFQENAISREDFKVLQDTPPEWLAELRRSGPHPRPVIAQKLNISIGGLNRSNITEALTTAEITALLQAPPAWLVEERAVHAKARAEAKLAKDREAARRPKS, from the coding sequence ATGAAATCCGCCACAGCGGCGAAGAAGCTGGGCATCCACCTGCCCGCGGCTCCCGCAGAATTCCAAGAGAACGCGATCAGCCGGGAGGACTTCAAGGTTTTGCAGGACACTCCCCCGGAGTGGCTCGCCGAATTACGTCGCAGCGGACCGCACCCGCGCCCCGTCATTGCGCAGAAGTTGAACATCTCTATTGGTGGACTCAACCGCTCCAACATCACCGAGGCACTCACGACGGCGGAGATCACCGCGTTGCTGCAGGCTCCCCCGGCGTGGCTGGTTGAGGAGCGTGCCGTGCACGCCAAGGCTCGCGCCGAAGCAAAGCTGGCCAAGGACCGCGAAGCGGCCCGCCGCCCGAAGAGCTAG
- a CDS encoding substrate-binding domain-containing protein has protein sequence MSESRELTVTFVPGVTPGKWIHRWEERMPGVPLVSTPVPESRQLDAVRAGEVDMAFVRLPVDKTGLHVIPLYNELSVVVAPKDHPIAAFDELNVEDLADEYLLANPDDFPEWRDISTEIATGTRKPLPPMASIEEALDLVEAGLGILILPMSVGRLLSRKTLRSRLLHGVAETSIALAWIDSFQPLPAEDEAVIQEFIGVVRGRSANSSRQPSVQAKQDAAPKKGAKTGKSTTSGRTPAAKGKSVAANLRGGGRPGGKARAAKRGRR, from the coding sequence GTGTCTGAATCCCGCGAACTTACAGTGACCTTTGTCCCGGGTGTGACCCCCGGAAAGTGGATCCACCGTTGGGAGGAGCGCATGCCTGGCGTGCCGCTCGTGTCCACCCCGGTGCCCGAATCCCGCCAGCTTGACGCCGTGCGCGCTGGCGAGGTCGACATGGCGTTCGTGCGACTGCCCGTAGACAAGACCGGTCTGCACGTCATTCCGCTCTACAATGAACTCTCCGTGGTGGTGGCGCCCAAGGACCACCCCATCGCCGCCTTTGACGAGCTCAACGTTGAAGATCTGGCCGACGAATACCTCCTCGCCAACCCGGATGATTTCCCGGAATGGCGCGATATTTCCACCGAAATCGCCACGGGAACCCGCAAGCCTTTGCCGCCCATGGCCTCCATCGAAGAAGCCCTGGATCTGGTCGAAGCCGGGCTCGGCATCTTGATTCTGCCTATGTCTGTTGGCCGTCTTCTCAGCCGCAAGACGCTGCGTTCACGGTTGCTCCATGGCGTTGCCGAGACCAGCATCGCGTTGGCGTGGATTGATTCCTTCCAGCCGCTGCCCGCTGAAGATGAGGCAGTCATTCAGGAATTCATTGGCGTGGTCCGCGGGCGCAGTGCCAACAGCTCCCGCCAGCCCTCCGTGCAGGCCAAGCAGGATGCTGCCCCGAAGAAGGGCGCCAAGACTGGAAAAAGTACGACGTCGGGACGCACCCCTGCAGCTAAGGGGAAGTCGGTCGCGGCTAATCTGCGCGGCGGTGGGCGCCCAGGCGGCAAGGCTCGGGCTGCCAAGCGCGGCAGGCGCTAG
- a CDS encoding carboxymuconolactone decarboxylase family protein: MTERFFLDKSDPGSWRALNGLALKVKAATEASNIPRSVVELLNVRVSQINGCSFCLDMHSRYALDAGVGSQKLAVLPVWRETELFTELERAALVIGEATALMTDVQARQVELQQVRMTLTDEQYSALQWAGIAINAFNRVSIMSQHPVRAEK; this comes from the coding sequence ATGACCGAACGTTTTTTTCTGGACAAATCCGACCCCGGCAGCTGGCGGGCACTTAATGGATTAGCCCTCAAAGTGAAGGCGGCAACGGAGGCTTCAAATATCCCCCGGTCGGTTGTGGAACTTCTGAACGTGCGCGTCTCGCAAATCAATGGGTGCTCCTTTTGCCTGGACATGCACAGCCGTTACGCGCTGGATGCCGGAGTGGGCAGCCAAAAGCTTGCCGTTCTGCCTGTCTGGCGGGAAACTGAGCTATTCACCGAACTTGAGCGGGCGGCGCTCGTGATTGGTGAAGCCACCGCACTGATGACAGATGTCCAGGCGCGGCAGGTAGAACTCCAGCAAGTACGCATGACGTTGACCGACGAGCAATACTCTGCGCTGCAATGGGCAGGCATCGCTATCAACGCCTTCAACAGGGTCTCCATCATGAGTCAGCACCCCGTTCGAGCTGAGAAATAG
- a CDS encoding pirin family protein, protein MSNLETKPDEVICEFEKNIGDAEVLPPRAVPLGGIRAMEVRRTLPQKRRSLIGAWCFVDHYGPDLVPTSGGMHVPRHPHTGLATVSWLFSGKIEHLDSAGFAAVVRPGEVNLMVAGRGISHQEFSTADTSILHGAQLWFALPDATRHMPPTFTHYVPEPVRGEGTELRVFLGSLAGSTSPVATYTPPLLGAEAVLRPGSRLELELDPSFEYGILLDTGDLRLDGEPVPVDHLVYLPTGRSALVLEAGMNPVRLLLIGGEPLGEKIVMWWNFIGRTHEEILAYRAAWQGEIGAEPPPQRETEGGYPDGTPYPRFGPFPDNMPDPLPAPGLPNVQLRPRG, encoded by the coding sequence ATGAGCAACCTCGAGACCAAGCCTGATGAAGTGATTTGCGAATTCGAAAAGAACATCGGTGACGCGGAGGTCCTGCCGCCGAGGGCAGTCCCGTTGGGTGGAATCCGGGCGATGGAGGTTCGCAGGACCCTGCCACAGAAACGTCGCAGCTTGATTGGGGCCTGGTGTTTTGTAGATCATTATGGACCCGATCTGGTCCCCACCTCCGGTGGCATGCATGTCCCCCGGCATCCGCACACCGGCCTAGCAACGGTCAGCTGGCTGTTCTCCGGAAAAATAGAGCATCTTGACTCGGCGGGATTCGCCGCCGTCGTAAGACCTGGCGAGGTGAACCTCATGGTTGCCGGCCGCGGCATCTCACACCAGGAATTCTCCACCGCTGACACCTCGATCCTGCATGGTGCACAACTGTGGTTCGCGCTGCCAGATGCAACTCGCCACATGCCGCCAACCTTTACGCATTACGTCCCGGAGCCTGTCCGCGGTGAGGGCACAGAGTTGCGAGTATTTTTGGGCTCGCTGGCGGGTTCAACGTCTCCGGTGGCCACCTACACGCCGCCGCTACTAGGTGCCGAAGCTGTGCTGCGCCCCGGATCGCGGCTGGAACTTGAGCTGGATCCGAGCTTCGAATACGGCATCCTGTTGGACACTGGCGATCTGCGTCTGGATGGTGAGCCAGTACCTGTAGACCACCTTGTATATTTGCCCACAGGGCGTTCAGCCCTGGTCTTGGAGGCTGGCATGAACCCTGTGCGGCTGCTTCTCATTGGCGGGGAACCTCTAGGGGAAAAAATCGTCATGTGGTGGAACTTCATCGGAAGAACCCATGAGGAAATTCTGGCGTATCGTGCGGCATGGCAGGGCGAGATTGGTGCGGAACCGCCTCCGCAGAGAGAAACCGAAGGTGGATACCCTGACGGGACCCCTTACCCGCGCTTTGGACCCTTCCCCGATAATATGCCGGACCCGTTGCCGGCGCCGGGCCTGCCCAACGTCCAGCTGCGCCCACGCGGTTGA
- a CDS encoding GNAT family N-acetyltransferase, with the protein MDQESNITVRQNADRHRYELVDGERVIGKAHWLTFERDASQERIFFHTTVDEEYAGQGLAGKLAHFALEDTIAAGLKVVPVCPYFKVYLRKHPEYKEHTVMVEQAHLDAVTAAV; encoded by the coding sequence GTGGATCAGGAATCAAACATTACTGTGCGTCAAAATGCTGACCGTCATCGCTACGAGCTTGTCGACGGCGAGAGGGTCATTGGCAAGGCCCATTGGTTGACATTTGAGCGTGACGCCAGCCAGGAGCGGATTTTTTTCCACACCACTGTCGACGAGGAATATGCAGGTCAGGGGTTGGCTGGAAAGCTAGCTCACTTTGCGCTTGAGGACACCATTGCGGCCGGGTTGAAAGTAGTGCCCGTGTGCCCCTATTTCAAGGTCTATCTACGCAAGCATCCCGAATACAAGGAGCACACGGTGATGGTGGAACAAGCGCATTTGGACGCGGTCACTGCGGCGGTTTGA